The Planktothrix tepida PCC 9214 genome has a segment encoding these proteins:
- a CDS encoding serine/threonine-protein kinase: MKCFNPDCLHQNAQLTNFCQKCGQKLLLTERYRAHSYLGEGGFGRTFIGVDQNRRNSSCVIKQFLPLSQNSGALQKCIQLFEQEAELLEKLGKHPQIPDLLAFFEQDGKLYLIQEYIEGQDLLKELKQQGRFNETKLKSFLVEMLPILDFIHNKSIIHRDIKPENIIRRKNKLDPTIYGQISDLVLIDFGVSRQVSATIMTRMGTVTGTPGYAPPEQLRGVTNASSDMYSLAITAIRLLTGVFPQERNGTLVDEIFDHYNLGWIWKEWLSKNRLSISQNLASVLDKMLADKPSDRFQSAQEVLTAIGQPSFVVAPQFQPAPKPNIKLQTSKANFTKLDQLLSTEKWKEADQETGRVMLQIMGREEEGCLRLDDCRNFSPEELRIIDQLWLKYSEGRFGFSVQKQIWLKLGGKLDGHPDWNTFEELGTEIGWSKRRRVVKLRTFDL, from the coding sequence ATGAAATGTTTTAACCCTGATTGCCTTCACCAAAATGCTCAACTTACTAATTTTTGTCAGAAATGCGGACAAAAGTTATTATTAACTGAACGTTATCGCGCCCATAGTTATCTTGGAGAAGGCGGTTTTGGGCGGACTTTTATTGGTGTTGATCAAAATAGAAGAAATAGCTCTTGTGTGATTAAGCAATTTTTACCTTTATCACAAAATAGCGGTGCATTGCAAAAATGTATTCAACTATTTGAACAGGAAGCAGAGCTATTAGAAAAACTAGGTAAACATCCCCAAATTCCTGATTTATTGGCTTTCTTTGAACAGGATGGTAAGTTGTATTTAATTCAAGAATATATTGAAGGTCAAGATTTACTCAAAGAATTAAAACAACAGGGAAGATTTAACGAAACGAAGCTCAAGTCTTTTTTAGTGGAAATGTTACCTATTTTGGATTTTATTCATAATAAGTCTATTATCCATCGTGACATTAAACCAGAAAATATTATTCGTAGAAAAAATAAATTAGATCCTACTATCTATGGACAAATTAGCGATTTAGTGTTAATAGATTTTGGTGTTTCCAGACAAGTTAGCGCGACTATTATGACCCGTATGGGAACTGTGACAGGCACTCCCGGCTATGCGCCACCGGAACAATTGAGAGGAGTAACGAATGCTTCTAGTGATATGTATAGCTTGGCAATTACTGCTATTAGATTATTAACGGGTGTCTTTCCTCAAGAAAGAAATGGAACCTTGGTTGATGAGATTTTTGACCACTATAATTTAGGTTGGATTTGGAAGGAATGGTTAAGCAAAAATCGCCTATCTATTAGTCAAAATTTGGCTAGTGTTTTGGATAAAATGTTAGCGGATAAACCTAGCGATCGCTTTCAGTCTGCTCAGGAAGTTTTAACTGCTATTGGACAACCCAGTTTCGTTGTTGCACCTCAATTCCAACCTGCTCCAAAACCTAATATTAAGTTACAAACTTCTAAAGCTAATTTTACCAAACTAGACCAACTTTTATCAACAGAAAAATGGAAAGAAGCCGATCAGGAAACTGGGAGAGTGATGTTGCAAATTATGGGGAGAGAAGAAGAAGGTTGCTTAAGGCTAGATGATTGTCGCAATTTCTCTCCAGAAGAATTACGCATTATTGACCAATTGTGGTTAAAATATTCTGAGGGCAGATTTGGTTTTTCTGTGCAGAAACAAATCTGGTTAAAATTAGGTGGTAAATTAGATGGACACCCGGATTGGAATACCTTTGAGGAACTTGGGACGGAAATAGGCTGGAGTAAAAGGAGGAGAGTGGTTAAATTACGAACTTTTGACCTTTAA
- a CDS encoding class I SAM-dependent methyltransferase has protein sequence MEEVSSAVKRLYDTYPFPPDPLLDEPPPGYNWRWSWPAAYSFCTGQKPKHLDIRILDAGCGTGSSTEYLIQLNPEASVLGIDLSEGAIQTAQERCRRSGISTPGTPSPEFRRLSLYDATQLEGQFDFINCVGVLHHLPDPIRGIQTLALKLAPGGLMHIFVYAELGRWEIQLMQNAIALLQGNKQGDYKDGVKIGRQIFEALPENNRLVKYESQRWGLENQRDECFADMYVHPQEIDYNINSLFELIDASGLEFIGFSNPNYWNLERLIGNSPELRERSKDLSDRQRYRLIELLDPEISHYEFFLGRSPLPRNTWSNDQALLAAIPERSPCMNGWPSQNLFDYNYQIISLSDAEFQFLNACDENTDSPRTVGELLTQSQLDLDGVRSLQARQLILLS, from the coding sequence ATGGAAGAAGTTAGTTCTGCGGTTAAACGGCTTTATGATACCTATCCCTTTCCTCCTGACCCCCTGTTAGATGAACCCCCGCCAGGGTACAACTGGCGATGGTCTTGGCCAGCAGCTTATAGTTTTTGCACGGGTCAAAAACCCAAACATCTTGATATTCGCATTTTAGATGCAGGCTGTGGGACAGGTTCGAGTACGGAGTATTTAATTCAACTCAACCCAGAAGCGTCGGTACTGGGAATTGATTTGAGTGAAGGGGCCATTCAAACGGCGCAAGAACGCTGTCGTCGGTCTGGAATTTCTACCCCCGGAACACCCTCACCTGAATTTCGCCGTTTAAGTCTTTATGATGCAACCCAGTTAGAGGGACAGTTTGATTTTATTAACTGTGTTGGCGTTTTGCACCATTTACCTGATCCGATTCGGGGCATTCAAACCCTAGCATTAAAGTTAGCACCGGGGGGGTTAATGCACATTTTTGTTTATGCTGAATTGGGACGCTGGGAAATTCAATTGATGCAGAACGCGATCGCATTGTTACAAGGAAATAAACAAGGCGATTATAAAGATGGAGTTAAAATTGGTCGTCAAATTTTTGAAGCTCTCCCGGAAAATAATCGGTTAGTTAAATATGAATCTCAACGCTGGGGATTAGAAAATCAACGAGATGAATGTTTTGCTGATATGTATGTTCATCCCCAGGAAATTGACTACAATATTAATAGTTTATTTGAGTTAATTGATGCGTCAGGTTTAGAGTTTATTGGTTTTTCTAATCCTAATTATTGGAATTTAGAGCGATTAATTGGTAATTCACCGGAGTTACGTGAACGGTCAAAGGATTTAAGCGATCGCCAACGATATCGTTTAATTGAACTTCTTGATCCTGAAATTAGTCATTATGAATTTTTCCTCGGACGTTCACCTTTACCTCGGAATACTTGGTCAAATGATCAAGCGTTATTAGCAGCAATTCCTGAGCGCAGTCCTTGTATGAATGGGTGGCCGAGTCAAAATTTGTTTGACTATAATTATCAAATTATCAGTTTATCCGATGCTGAATTTCAATTTCTAAACGCTTGTGATGAAAACACAGACTCTCCTCGAACTGTTGGGGAACTTTTAACTCAAAGCCAACTGGATTTAGATGGGGTGCGATCGCTCCAGGCTCGACAATTAATTTTGTTAAGTTAA
- a CDS encoding phycobilisome rod-core linker polypeptide, whose translation MSVKASGGSSVARPQLYQTVPVATISQAEQQDRFLGKSELSELATYFSSGAKRLEIAQILTQNAELIVSRAANRIFTGGSPLAFLEKPTETPTMVMATVGGGEVNLTEGMKLGTISYVDNKGGGLFEGLRSIFVDAGAGPAVFLPPGFRPINVSRYGPGNMTKSLRDLSWFLRYTTYAIVAGDPNLIAVNVRGLREIIENACSSAATLVALQEMRRAALGYLKGDKDAQEIALQYFNVLITEFEASAPANKVRQRPSSDQQGLALPQIYFNAAERRQKFVMKPGLSSTEKQDVVKAAYRQVFERDITRAYSLGISDLESKVKNSEISTKEFIRRLGKSPLYRKQFYQPFVNSRVVELAARHFLGRGLSSPEEFSKYFSVVSKGGLGPLVDAMVDSQEYSDYFGEETVPYLRGLGQEAQECRNWGPQIDLFNYSAPFRKVPQFVTLFADYKQPLRDQHVYGTGNDPLEIQFGAIFPKETRNPSNRPAPFGKDTRRILIRNGAGIDNQLSNPAARGNNPGSLGPKVFKLDQLPGGYISSRFKRSGSSKGTSVNYSETSTQAVIQAAYRQVFGRELYAGQRQTVAEIKLENGDITVREFIRILAKSDVFRKMYWTSLYVCKAIEYIHRRLLGRPTYGRQEMNAYFDLCSKKGFYALVDAILDSQEYNEAFGEDTVPYERYLTPGGVSLRTGRVAAFAEKKPVGTEVITPRFIELGTPEIKGEIELDNRIAQGVSKRRQQSKVFKLTTTTDKVALKTLIQAVYRQIFERNIDPYVTKNEFTALESKLGNNEINLKEFVEALGSTSLYIKEFYTPYPNTKVIELGTKHFLGRAPLNQAEIRVYNQILAANGLKGFINAMVNSVEYAQLFGEDTVPYRRYPTLPAANFPNTERLYNQLTKQNDELVVPSFEPVAAADRS comes from the coding sequence ATGAGTGTAAAGGCAAGTGGTGGAAGCTCAGTTGCGCGTCCGCAACTCTATCAAACCGTACCCGTTGCAACCATTTCCCAAGCGGAGCAACAAGATCGCTTTTTGGGTAAAAGCGAATTAAGTGAACTGGCAACCTATTTCAGTTCTGGCGCAAAGCGTTTAGAAATTGCTCAAATTCTGACGCAAAACGCCGAATTGATTGTCTCCCGTGCCGCGAACCGGATTTTCACGGGCGGTTCACCTCTAGCATTCTTGGAGAAACCGACGGAAACTCCCACTATGGTCATGGCCACAGTTGGGGGAGGTGAAGTCAACCTCACCGAAGGCATGAAACTGGGAACTATTTCCTATGTGGATAACAAAGGTGGCGGTCTGTTCGAGGGTTTAAGATCAATTTTTGTAGATGCAGGAGCAGGGCCAGCCGTCTTTTTACCCCCTGGGTTCCGGCCGATTAACGTTTCTCGTTATGGCCCTGGGAACATGACCAAATCCCTGCGAGATTTAAGCTGGTTCTTGCGTTATACAACCTACGCAATTGTTGCCGGAGATCCGAATCTGATCGCCGTTAACGTGCGGGGACTGCGGGAAATTATTGAAAATGCCTGTTCTAGTGCGGCAACTTTAGTTGCCCTCCAAGAAATGCGTCGGGCAGCGTTAGGCTATTTGAAAGGCGATAAAGATGCCCAAGAAATCGCCCTGCAATACTTCAATGTGTTAATCACAGAATTTGAAGCGTCAGCACCGGCTAACAAAGTACGGCAACGTCCTAGCAGTGACCAACAAGGGTTAGCGCTGCCTCAAATTTACTTCAACGCCGCCGAGCGACGTCAGAAGTTTGTGATGAAACCCGGACTGTCTTCGACGGAAAAACAAGATGTGGTGAAAGCCGCCTATCGCCAAGTGTTTGAACGGGATATTACCCGCGCCTACAGTTTGGGGATTTCCGACTTAGAATCCAAAGTAAAAAACAGCGAAATCTCGACTAAAGAGTTTATCCGCCGTTTAGGTAAATCTCCGTTATACCGGAAACAGTTCTATCAACCCTTTGTCAATAGTCGGGTGGTGGAACTGGCAGCCCGTCACTTCCTAGGTCGGGGTTTAAGTTCTCCTGAAGAATTTAGCAAATATTTCTCGGTTGTGTCCAAAGGTGGCTTAGGCCCCTTAGTGGATGCAATGGTGGATTCTCAAGAATATTCGGATTATTTCGGGGAAGAAACCGTTCCCTATTTGCGGGGTTTGGGTCAAGAAGCCCAAGAATGTCGCAACTGGGGGCCACAAATTGACCTGTTTAACTACAGTGCACCCTTCCGCAAAGTGCCCCAGTTTGTAACGCTGTTCGCAGATTACAAACAACCTCTGCGGGATCAGCACGTTTATGGAACCGGGAATGATCCTCTGGAAATCCAGTTCGGTGCAATTTTCCCGAAAGAAACCCGGAATCCCAGTAACCGTCCAGCCCCCTTTGGCAAAGATACCCGTCGGATTCTGATTCGCAATGGGGCAGGTATTGATAACCAGTTAAGCAACCCAGCCGCACGGGGTAACAATCCCGGTTCTCTGGGGCCAAAAGTGTTCAAACTGGATCAACTGCCCGGTGGTTATATTAGCAGTCGGTTCAAACGCAGTGGTAGCAGCAAAGGAACCAGTGTTAATTATTCTGAAACCTCTACCCAAGCGGTGATTCAGGCAGCCTATCGGCAGGTGTTTGGTCGGGAACTCTATGCGGGTCAACGCCAAACTGTTGCTGAAATTAAACTCGAAAACGGCGATATTACCGTTCGGGAGTTTATTCGCATCCTGGCTAAGTCTGATGTCTTCCGCAAGATGTATTGGACATCGCTGTATGTGTGTAAAGCGATTGAATACATCCATCGTCGTCTGTTAGGTCGTCCCACCTACGGTCGTCAGGAAATGAACGCCTACTTCGATCTTTGCTCCAAAAAAGGCTTCTATGCTTTGGTGGATGCAATTCTCGATAGTCAGGAATACAACGAAGCCTTTGGGGAAGATACGGTTCCTTATGAACGGTATTTGACTCCGGGTGGTGTGTCCTTGCGGACAGGTCGTGTTGCGGCATTTGCTGAGAAAAAACCGGTGGGGACAGAAGTTATTACGCCTCGGTTTATCGAACTAGGTACTCCTGAAATTAAGGGTGAGATTGAATTAGACAATCGCATCGCTCAAGGCGTCAGCAAGCGTCGTCAACAAAGCAAAGTGTTCAAGCTGACGACAACGACGGATAAAGTGGCTCTGAAGACTTTAATTCAAGCGGTTTATCGTCAAATCTTTGAACGCAATATTGATCCCTATGTGACCAAAAATGAGTTTACTGCTCTGGAAAGTAAACTGGGGAACAATGAAATTAACCTCAAAGAGTTCGTTGAGGCGTTGGGAAGCACTTCTCTGTATATCAAAGAGTTCTATACCCCCTACCCCAATACGAAGGTGATTGAGTTGGGAACCAAGCACTTCTTAGGTCGTGCACCTCTCAACCAAGCAGAAATCCGGGTGTATAACCAAATCCTGGCTGCTAACGGGTTGAAAGGATTTATTAACGCCATGGTGAACAGTGTGGAATATGCTCAACTGTTCGGGGAAGATACAGTTCCCTATCGTCGTTATCCGACCTTACCTGCGGCTAACTTCCCGAATACCGAACGCTTGTATAACCAATTAACCAAGCAAAACGATGAGTTAGTGGTTCCTAGTTTTGAACCTGTGGCGGCCGCTGACCGCAGCTAA
- a CDS encoding EF-hand domain-containing protein has protein sequence MALTELQERKFKVAFDSQDVDGTGVLTQADFERLIENLTTINNKSNDLAKKLYTEIWNDLTSKADIDGNGGVTLDEWYSYIEELIKDSARFDKYVLSTAVTVLKSLDATGNNRLGLDEYKKLAAALNVSESDAEAAFNKLDTSGNGEVDITELQAAVREFYLTEDENAPGNWLFGQF, from the coding sequence ATGGCTTTAACCGAATTGCAAGAACGTAAGTTTAAAGTGGCTTTTGATTCTCAGGACGTTGATGGTACTGGGGTATTAACTCAAGCAGACTTTGAGCGATTGATTGAAAATTTAACCACTATCAATAACAAGTCAAACGACCTAGCCAAGAAACTCTACACAGAAATTTGGAATGACTTAACATCAAAAGCTGATATTGATGGCAATGGGGGAGTAACCCTTGATGAATGGTACAGCTACATTGAAGAGTTGATCAAGGATTCGGCTCGGTTCGATAAGTATGTCCTCAGTACCGCAGTGACAGTGCTGAAATCTTTAGATGCTACAGGAAACAACAGACTCGGTTTGGACGAGTACAAAAAGCTGGCTGCGGCGTTGAACGTCAGTGAAAGTGACGCTGAAGCTGCATTTAACAAGCTTGACACATCCGGTAATGGGGAAGTCGATATCACCGAATTACAAGCAGCTGTCCGAGAGTTCTATTTGACCGAAGACGAGAATGCTCCTGGTAACTGGCTGTTTGGCCAATTCTAA